In Leptolyngbya sp. NIES-2104, the genomic window GAGGGAAGCGTTTATTGAGCGCGACCCTCTTTTTATTTAGAGCATCGTTATCCAATCTATCTCTTTGGGCATAACTGATCGAGTAGTCTCCGAAAAGATTGCACGAGGCAGGTCATGGTTCACATGGAGCGAAAGACGATTCTCATGGAGCAAAAAATTGTTAATACCCCGGATGGAAGCCCGATCGTGGTATTTAGTCCAACTGGGCGGTTAGATATTACGACTGCATGGCAGTTCCGCACTCGGTTACAGGACTGCATCGCGAAACAAAGTCATCATGTCGTGGTGAATCTGAGTCAGGTGAATTTTATCGATAGTTCGGGTCTGACCTCACTGGTGGCAGGAATGCGGGATGCGGACAAGGCGCGTGGAAGCTTTAAGCTCTGCAATGTCCACCCGGAGGCGAAATTGGTCTTTGAAGTGACGATGATGGATTCGGTGTTTGAAATTTTTGAGAGTGAAGAAGAAGCGTTAGCAGGCGGACAGTCGAAAGCACCGATACCTCACAGTTTAGCGAGTTAGGATCTAACAAGAAAATTGAAACAGCGATCGAAGTCTAACCCTCGATCGCTATTTGTTTGGAATCATCGATCAGGCGATCATTTCGGATCACCCTTCAAAATCGCGTTTCCGTCTTTGAAATCAATGTCTCTCACGGTTAAACCGCGCAATTTCAGTTCAAGATTGAGTTGGTCTTGCACTTTTTCGGGCGGTACCCCTAAACGGCTGGCAACTTCAGCGATTGTAAAACTCATATTGCCAACCTGAATTCGGGCATTTTCATCAAAGCGCAATTTGCCATTTTGAATTTGTGGTTTGCCCTCGACTCCGATGTAAACTTTGCGATCGCTCATCGGAATTTTCTGAGTGATTTCTGATAGAAATTGCTGGTGTTGTTCGCCTAATCCGCTGTTTTGCAATTCCTTGATATCGACAACTGCACCCGTTTTTAGCTTGTCATTTTTCACCGCTGCATTGAATCCTTTGACCGAACTTGGAAGCGGTTGACCGTCTCTTTTTTCAGTGATTTTTGTCACTAGTAAATCATTCAATTCTTGAGAACTTAGTGCCACTTGGACATCATCTGAAGCGCTAGAAACTTCGTCAGATGGGCGATTCACAGCAGCATTTACTTTCGCAGCTTGAG contains:
- a CDS encoding STAS domain-containing protein; the encoded protein is MERKTILMEQKIVNTPDGSPIVVFSPTGRLDITTAWQFRTRLQDCIAKQSHHVVVNLSQVNFIDSSGLTSLVAGMRDADKARGSFKLCNVHPEAKLVFEVTMMDSVFEIFESEEEALAGGQSKAPIPHSLAS